One genomic segment of Microbacterium maritypicum includes these proteins:
- a CDS encoding type II toxin-antitoxin system VapC family toxin → MIVVDASVVVDALCNVGSSSSLHRRLADEVLLAPDLLPVEVASALRGLNRGGELTDDALETAAVDLSRLQVELYPTLPLIPRILALRQNVTAYDAAYVALASVFGCPLVTHDRRLARAASGHCVVEVPGDSG, encoded by the coding sequence ATGATCGTCGTCGACGCCTCCGTCGTGGTCGACGCGCTCTGCAACGTCGGTTCGAGCTCTTCACTTCACCGGCGACTGGCCGATGAGGTGCTGCTCGCTCCCGATCTGCTTCCCGTCGAGGTGGCATCCGCGTTGCGCGGCTTGAACCGTGGAGGCGAGCTGACCGATGACGCGCTCGAGACCGCCGCCGTCGACCTCTCGCGGCTGCAGGTCGAGCTGTACCCCACGCTGCCCCTCATCCCGCGCATTCTGGCGCTCCGCCAGAACGTGACGGCCTACGACGCGGCCTATGTCGCGCTCGCAAGCGTGTTCGGTTGCCCGTTGGTCACGCACGACCGAAGGCTCGCGCGCGCGGCCTCCGGTCATTGCGTTGTCGAGGTGCCAGGGGACTCCGGTTGA
- a CDS encoding carbohydrate ABC transporter permease, whose product MTTTRLITTEASTRRRPRRPRDVDAPPPSIAPTPLARAFGIIALVIATLYFLVPVYWLIVASTKNNTDLTSTFGFWFAGWNLDTNYDSLMSWTQGLFWRWVGNSMLYSVSAGVIGTLFAVMAGYAIAKFAFPGKRIAVGVIMAGLLLPVALLTVPLYIEFQALGLTNTVWAIIIPSAVSPFGVFLGMVYAQSSVPTELLEAARIDGAGEARIFFTIVMRLLGPAMVTIFLFIFVATWNNFLLPLMMISSQDLKPVTLGLYGMVSYFAPDKGAVMLGALLGVIPLVLLFFALQKYWRSGLAAGAVKG is encoded by the coding sequence ATGACCACCACGCGCCTCATCACCACCGAAGCATCCACACGTCGACGCCCTCGCCGTCCGCGCGATGTGGATGCCCCACCGCCCTCGATCGCGCCCACCCCGCTCGCGCGTGCGTTCGGCATCATCGCGCTCGTCATCGCCACGCTGTACTTCCTGGTGCCGGTGTACTGGCTCATCGTCGCCTCGACGAAGAACAACACCGACCTCACCTCGACCTTCGGCTTCTGGTTCGCCGGCTGGAACCTCGACACCAACTACGACAGCCTGATGAGCTGGACGCAGGGACTGTTCTGGCGCTGGGTGGGCAACTCGATGCTGTACTCCGTGAGCGCAGGCGTCATCGGCACCCTGTTCGCCGTGATGGCCGGCTACGCGATCGCGAAGTTCGCGTTCCCCGGCAAGCGCATCGCCGTGGGCGTGATCATGGCGGGGCTGCTGCTCCCCGTGGCGCTGCTGACCGTCCCGCTGTACATCGAGTTCCAGGCCCTCGGACTGACCAACACCGTCTGGGCGATCATCATCCCGTCGGCGGTATCGCCGTTCGGCGTCTTCCTCGGCATGGTCTACGCGCAATCATCGGTGCCGACCGAACTGCTCGAGGCCGCCCGCATCGACGGCGCCGGCGAGGCGCGCATCTTCTTCACGATCGTGATGCGCCTGCTGGGTCCGGCGATGGTGACGATCTTCCTGTTCATCTTCGTGGCCACGTGGAACAACTTCCTGCTGCCGCTCATGATGATCTCGAGTCAGGATCTGAAGCCCGTGACCCTCGGCCTCTACGGCATGGTGAGCTACTTCGCCCCCGACAAGGGCGCGGTCATGCTGGGCGCGCTGCTCGGAGTGATCCCGCTCGTGCTGCTGTTCTTCGCCCTGCAGAAGTACTGGCGCTCCGGCCTCGCCGCCGGCGCAGTGAAGGGCTGA
- a CDS encoding carbohydrate ABC transporter permease, which yields MVTVTETRGAAPAPTARIPAGPTRRRRFGTRREGLTGWLFMTPFAVLFVLVFLVPIIVSIRSSFFAQVPAGDGLYGGGELVDTFVGLENFVTAATNGAFWTGMGRVVLYAALQIPVMILVALGLALLLDSFIVRRPTLFRLSFFLPYAVPGIIAAMMWLYLYTPEVSPFLPFLPEGTDFMAPGTILFSMANMTTWTYTGYNMLIFLSALQAVPRDLYEAARLDGASGFQISMRIKVPLVRGAALLAVLLSIIGTIQLFNEPVVLQAANSWMGKDFTPMMLTYNTMMGEISPSGSGPASAYSLLMALIAGVLAIVYALLQRRKGDA from the coding sequence ATGGTCACAGTGACCGAAACGCGAGGTGCGGCACCGGCGCCGACAGCGCGCATACCCGCGGGCCCCACCCGCCGGCGCCGGTTCGGGACCCGACGCGAAGGCCTCACGGGATGGCTGTTCATGACGCCGTTCGCCGTGCTGTTCGTGCTGGTCTTCCTGGTGCCGATCATCGTCTCGATCCGCTCGTCGTTCTTCGCGCAGGTGCCGGCAGGGGATGGACTCTACGGCGGCGGCGAGCTCGTCGACACGTTCGTCGGGCTCGAGAACTTCGTCACCGCCGCGACCAACGGAGCCTTCTGGACCGGCATGGGGCGCGTGGTCCTCTACGCGGCGCTGCAGATCCCCGTGATGATCCTCGTCGCCCTCGGACTCGCGTTGCTGCTGGACTCGTTCATCGTGCGTCGCCCGACGCTGTTCCGCCTCTCCTTCTTCCTCCCGTACGCGGTTCCCGGCATCATCGCGGCGATGATGTGGCTCTATCTGTACACACCGGAGGTGTCGCCCTTCCTGCCGTTCCTCCCCGAAGGCACCGACTTCATGGCGCCGGGCACGATCCTGTTCTCGATGGCGAATATGACGACCTGGACGTACACGGGCTACAACATGCTCATCTTCCTGTCGGCGTTGCAGGCCGTTCCGCGCGATCTGTATGAAGCAGCCCGCCTCGACGGCGCCTCCGGCTTCCAGATCTCGATGCGCATCAAGGTGCCGCTGGTGCGGGGAGCCGCACTCCTGGCGGTGCTGCTGTCGATCATCGGCACCATCCAGCTGTTCAACGAGCCGGTGGTGCTGCAAGCCGCGAACTCGTGGATGGGCAAGGACTTCACCCCCATGATGCTCACCTACAACACGATGATGGGCGAGATCTCACCGTCCGGCAGCGGTCCGGCATCGGCCTACTCGCTGCTCATGGCTCTGATCGCGGGTGTGCTCGCGATCGTGTACGCGCTGCTGCAGCGCCGGAAGGGCGACGCATGA
- a CDS encoding FitA-like ribbon-helix-helix domain-containing protein has translation MPNVLIRDLDPTIHSVLAARAEARGQSLQQYLTSELALLASRPTVPELLGALAERPAAPVISPEAIVAAIREGRDDR, from the coding sequence ATGCCCAACGTGCTGATCCGTGACCTCGATCCGACGATCCACTCGGTCCTCGCGGCACGCGCGGAAGCACGGGGGCAGTCGCTGCAGCAGTACCTGACATCTGAGCTGGCGCTCCTCGCGTCCCGCCCCACCGTTCCTGAACTCTTGGGCGCTCTCGCGGAGAGACCTGCTGCACCGGTCATCTCGCCGGAGGCGATCGTCGCGGCGATCAGAGAGGGGCGAGACGACCGATGA
- a CDS encoding endo-alpha-N-acetylgalactosaminidase family protein, which produces MSKPSRPPRTAVALSSLLATALAFGGVLTQAPAAQAADLIPVPKADYRLHAVSSESDPYPAPPSLDGTALGAFDGDFATQWTSRYSANAPFPHWIVVDLQRSLSVKALDYSVKRGQGVAAKTVEVYVSDDPDVARNSPAEGGWGAASGTATLHAPTANDEKQRITLDTAKDGRYVALLVIDAQGTTGGGAGEIEILSDEQLPPIVTEPEIPDTDETVEIADGGTTAVVSTEFPRITGYRVGSESIAGQRSSAKTWSVNGTAYASQTTSTPSATGIDYVSTLTGIDVTVRSSIRVAKDGTVGFEVTAVEGTATVTTLGLPDNAFLSASAADAGSVLDRTVISPDSTKNADEHIAVNASTATGQKGAAFAFLGNGALVGSVITNATTQASGGTPSWNTRLTTRVTEAAGRTAEIGSSAWLIHPTTAVDSRVTTYALPKVTVLLAADRNADARVDWQDAAIRYREVDTPRLGADRVAERVVSRIPFNFASSATNYFDLVLDNTKRIANQTDGLGQWVLNKGYGSEGHDSANTDYGGNYNERAGGLSDLNNLVDEGAKLNADMSVHVNATEMYPQANAFDSAILDGTPPYKPGWNWLDQSYYINQQTDLGTGRVLDRFQQLRDEVPGLSGVYIDVYYSNGWVAEELADELNGMDLEVATEWGDKFVDSTVWSHWPNDLAYGGKDNKGINSTMVRFIQNGQTDVWNDDALLGQQRLIDAEGWVGNRNWDGFVDNIWKQSLPTKFLQHFDLLTYEAGAAATLTDDVAVRMDGSTRVITMDGATVLRGDSYLLPWQSLESNEDSGSPVDADKMYFYSASGGDKTFGLTEAFLGNTAFDVFELGDQGRVKIGTVNAAGGELTLSAEKGTAYVVVPQGGAQRAAVEYRDAGLDDPGFNSGSLDVWNPQGDVTIERTDLGSAKNDSRGDNIAVLGASASSISQTVTGLTPGQRYAFSAQVQIDPTATRDVSVSVDTGSGAVTRTWNLSPTYNYMRADSKAGQYYQRGSTSFLAPASGEVTVSIGAVAGDAKVRIDNARVSADTTAPFAAGTVYSNDFEGNEAGWGPFVKGDANGIDDPRTSISRRHDPYASSDWRNTAKPFDAGPLAGLAVDTTLNGDHSLMSHSENNGVVYRTDPTLVPLQEGHSYRIGFDYQVGASGAYRWLTGTDAVSGGTVTSTTLSRTGITQALETTEFTQDVIVGCGDYTWVGLERVGGPDVDFVLDDFTVTDLGPTTGGTPCATVSGEAGVLSPGAQTAFTTTFTNSESIAVENIGVQLEVPEGYAVEVADGSSNLFGEVAAGDSVETTWLVTAPAAAAGTTVGIGIAATYLADCDVRSVTTTQEVSVSSRARIPNSQISVTASSEETSGEDGAAANMLDGNAGTFWHSRWSSAATSYPHVVTFDLGAAEQVDGISYLRRGANQNGPIKGYEVAVSTDGQTYTPVASGEWKNAAEWQDVDFAETTARYIRVTATSSISGTQFAAVAEMAVYGSSAPQDGHAPETRPDDDLSDCNPVIDPKLGLDADAVRAGETVGMALTGFGPGTTVSVWLDDVKLTDAAVDAKGALTTRLLIPANTQLGEHRVIVQDAAGAELASASVKVEKAKPGKKATVTPSIGSVAAGATLTVQLSGFEPDALVQLWLHSEPVRIGELTMSADGEAVATVTIPAATPAGAHALVATDAQGVELARGDLAVTAAAGSGNLATTGAEGAIWAGAALAALLAMGLGLGLWLRRRRHS; this is translated from the coding sequence GTGTCGAAACCTTCCCGACCGCCCCGCACCGCCGTCGCCCTCAGCTCCCTGCTGGCGACGGCGCTCGCATTCGGTGGCGTGCTCACTCAGGCGCCAGCCGCGCAGGCTGCCGACCTGATCCCGGTCCCCAAGGCCGACTACCGCCTGCACGCGGTGTCGAGCGAGTCGGACCCCTATCCGGCTCCGCCGTCCCTCGACGGCACGGCGCTGGGCGCGTTCGACGGAGATTTCGCGACGCAGTGGACATCGCGGTACTCCGCCAACGCCCCGTTCCCGCACTGGATCGTCGTCGATCTGCAACGGTCGCTTTCGGTGAAGGCCCTCGACTACTCGGTCAAGAGGGGGCAGGGCGTCGCCGCGAAGACGGTCGAGGTCTACGTGAGCGATGATCCCGATGTCGCGCGCAACTCGCCTGCGGAGGGCGGGTGGGGCGCAGCCTCGGGAACGGCGACGCTTCATGCGCCGACCGCGAACGACGAGAAGCAGCGCATCACGCTCGACACCGCGAAGGATGGCCGATACGTGGCCCTGCTCGTGATCGACGCGCAGGGGACCACGGGGGGTGGGGCCGGCGAGATCGAGATCCTCTCCGACGAGCAGCTGCCGCCGATCGTCACCGAGCCCGAGATCCCCGACACCGATGAGACGGTCGAGATCGCCGACGGCGGCACGACCGCTGTCGTCTCGACGGAGTTCCCCCGCATCACCGGGTACCGAGTGGGCAGTGAGAGCATCGCCGGCCAGCGCTCCTCGGCGAAGACCTGGTCGGTCAACGGCACCGCCTACGCGTCGCAGACCACTTCGACGCCGTCGGCCACCGGAATCGACTACGTGTCGACGCTGACGGGCATCGACGTCACCGTGCGCAGCAGCATCCGCGTCGCGAAGGACGGCACCGTCGGGTTCGAGGTCACCGCGGTCGAGGGCACGGCGACCGTGACCACGCTCGGTCTCCCCGACAACGCCTTCCTCTCCGCGAGTGCCGCGGATGCCGGGTCGGTGCTCGATCGCACGGTGATCAGCCCCGACAGCACGAAGAACGCCGATGAGCACATCGCGGTGAACGCATCGACGGCGACCGGGCAGAAGGGTGCGGCCTTCGCATTCCTCGGCAACGGGGCTCTCGTGGGCAGCGTGATCACCAACGCGACCACCCAGGCCTCCGGCGGCACCCCATCGTGGAACACCCGCCTGACCACCCGTGTGACCGAGGCCGCAGGACGCACGGCCGAGATCGGCTCCAGCGCCTGGCTGATCCATCCGACCACCGCCGTCGACAGCCGGGTGACGACGTACGCCCTGCCCAAGGTGACCGTCCTCCTCGCCGCCGACCGCAACGCCGACGCGAGGGTCGACTGGCAGGATGCCGCGATCCGCTACCGCGAGGTCGACACCCCGCGTCTCGGAGCCGACCGGGTCGCCGAGCGCGTGGTCAGCCGCATTCCCTTCAACTTCGCCTCCAGCGCGACGAACTACTTCGACCTGGTGCTCGACAACACCAAGCGCATCGCGAACCAGACGGACGGTCTCGGCCAGTGGGTGCTCAACAAGGGTTACGGCAGTGAAGGCCACGACTCGGCGAACACCGACTACGGCGGGAACTACAACGAGCGCGCGGGCGGCCTCTCCGACCTGAACAACCTCGTCGACGAGGGCGCGAAGCTCAACGCCGACATGAGCGTGCACGTCAACGCCACCGAGATGTATCCGCAGGCGAACGCCTTCGACTCCGCGATCCTCGACGGCACGCCCCCGTACAAGCCGGGCTGGAACTGGCTCGACCAGTCGTACTACATCAACCAGCAGACCGACCTCGGAACCGGACGGGTGCTCGACCGCTTCCAGCAGCTGCGCGACGAGGTCCCCGGCCTCAGCGGCGTCTACATCGACGTGTACTACTCCAACGGGTGGGTCGCCGAAGAGCTCGCGGACGAGCTGAACGGCATGGACCTCGAGGTCGCGACCGAGTGGGGCGACAAGTTCGTCGACAGCACGGTCTGGTCGCACTGGCCGAACGACCTGGCCTACGGAGGCAAGGACAACAAGGGCATCAACTCCACCATGGTGCGCTTCATCCAGAACGGGCAGACCGACGTCTGGAACGACGACGCCCTGCTCGGCCAGCAGCGACTGATCGACGCCGAGGGCTGGGTCGGAAACCGCAACTGGGACGGCTTCGTCGACAACATCTGGAAGCAGAGCCTGCCGACCAAGTTCCTGCAGCACTTCGACCTGCTCACCTACGAGGCGGGCGCCGCGGCGACCCTGACGGACGACGTGGCGGTGCGCATGGACGGCAGCACCAGGGTCATCACGATGGACGGTGCCACGGTGCTGCGCGGCGACTCGTACCTGCTGCCGTGGCAGTCGCTGGAGTCCAACGAGGACTCCGGTTCGCCCGTCGACGCCGACAAGATGTACTTCTACTCGGCCTCCGGGGGAGACAAGACGTTCGGCCTCACCGAGGCCTTCCTCGGCAACACCGCCTTCGACGTGTTCGAGCTCGGCGACCAGGGGCGCGTCAAGATCGGCACGGTCAACGCGGCAGGCGGTGAGCTGACGCTCAGCGCAGAAAAGGGAACGGCCTACGTGGTGGTGCCCCAGGGTGGTGCGCAGCGTGCGGCCGTCGAGTACCGCGACGCCGGCCTCGACGACCCCGGGTTCAACTCCGGCTCGCTCGATGTCTGGAACCCGCAGGGGGATGTGACGATCGAGCGCACCGACCTGGGCAGCGCGAAGAACGACTCCCGGGGCGACAACATCGCCGTTCTCGGTGCATCCGCGTCGTCGATCTCGCAGACGGTGACCGGACTCACTCCCGGGCAGCGGTACGCGTTCTCCGCGCAGGTGCAGATCGACCCCACCGCCACCCGTGACGTGAGCGTCTCGGTCGACACCGGCTCCGGCGCGGTGACGCGCACCTGGAACCTCTCGCCGACGTACAACTACATGCGCGCCGACTCCAAGGCGGGCCAGTACTACCAGCGCGGCTCGACGTCGTTCCTGGCTCCGGCATCCGGTGAGGTCACCGTCTCCATCGGTGCCGTCGCGGGTGACGCGAAGGTCCGCATCGACAATGCCCGCGTCTCGGCCGACACCACGGCGCCGTTCGCGGCCGGCACGGTGTACTCGAACGATTTCGAGGGCAACGAGGCCGGCTGGGGGCCGTTCGTGAAGGGCGACGCCAACGGCATCGACGACCCGCGCACGAGCATCTCGCGCCGGCACGACCCGTATGCGAGCAGCGACTGGCGCAACACCGCCAAGCCGTTCGATGCCGGCCCCCTCGCGGGGCTCGCGGTGGACACGACGCTCAACGGCGATCACTCGCTCATGTCGCACTCCGAGAACAACGGAGTCGTCTACCGCACCGACCCGACGCTCGTTCCGCTGCAGGAGGGACACTCCTACCGCATCGGGTTCGACTACCAGGTCGGAGCGAGCGGTGCGTACCGCTGGCTGACCGGAACCGACGCGGTGTCTGGCGGCACGGTCACCTCGACCACGCTCAGCCGCACCGGGATCACGCAGGCGCTGGAGACGACGGAGTTCACGCAGGACGTGATCGTCGGATGCGGCGACTACACCTGGGTGGGACTCGAGCGCGTCGGGGGACCGGACGTGGACTTCGTGTTGGACGACTTCACGGTCACCGACCTCGGCCCCACGACCGGCGGCACTCCCTGCGCGACGGTGTCCGGCGAAGCGGGTGTGCTGAGCCCCGGTGCGCAGACCGCGTTCACGACCACCTTCACCAACAGCGAGTCCATCGCCGTCGAGAACATCGGCGTGCAGCTCGAGGTGCCGGAGGGCTACGCGGTCGAGGTCGCCGACGGCTCGTCGAACCTGTTCGGCGAGGTCGCGGCCGGCGACAGTGTGGAGACCACCTGGCTGGTCACCGCACCGGCCGCGGCAGCGGGAACGACCGTCGGCATCGGGATCGCCGCGACGTACCTCGCGGACTGCGATGTGCGCTCGGTCACCACCACCCAGGAGGTGTCGGTGTCCTCGCGAGCCCGCATCCCCAACTCGCAGATCTCCGTGACGGCGAGCTCCGAGGAGACGTCGGGTGAAGACGGTGCGGCCGCGAACATGCTCGACGGCAACGCCGGCACGTTCTGGCACAGTCGGTGGAGTTCGGCGGCGACGTCGTACCCGCACGTTGTGACGTTCGACCTCGGCGCCGCCGAGCAGGTCGACGGCATCTCGTACCTGCGCCGCGGTGCCAACCAGAACGGTCCGATCAAGGGCTACGAGGTCGCGGTGTCGACCGACGGACAGACGTACACCCCCGTCGCCTCGGGAGAGTGGAAGAACGCCGCCGAGTGGCAGGACGTGGACTTCGCGGAGACCACGGCCCGCTACATCCGGGTGACCGCCACCTCGTCGATCTCGGGGACGCAGTTCGCGGCCGTCGCGGAGATGGCCGTGTACGGTTCGTCGGCCCCTCAGGACGGTCACGCACCCGAGACGCGTCCCGACGACGACCTGAGCGACTGCAACCCGGTGATCGATCCGAAGCTCGGACTCGACGCCGACGCGGTGCGTGCCGGGGAGACGGTGGGCATGGCGCTCACGGGCTTCGGCCCGGGAACGACGGTGTCGGTCTGGCTCGACGATGTGAAGCTGACGGATGCCGCGGTCGACGCCAAGGGCGCGTTGACGACGCGTCTGCTGATCCCGGCGAACACGCAGCTCGGAGAGCACCGAGTGATCGTGCAGGATGCGGCGGGTGCGGAGCTGGCCAGCGCTTCGGTGAAGGTCGAGAAGGCGAAGCCGGGGAAAAAGGCGACCGTCACCCCCTCCATCGGATCTGTGGCGGCCGGGGCGACCCTGACCGTGCAGCTGAGCGGCTTCGAGCCCGACGCTCTGGTGCAGCTCTGGCTGCACTCCGAGCCGGTGCGCATCGGGGAGCTGACCATGTCTGCCGACGGTGAGGCCGTGGCGACCGTCACGATCCCCGCGGCGACACCCGCCGGTGCACACGCGCTCGTCGCGACCGACGCGCAGGGTGTCGAGCTGGCGCGCGGCGACCTCGCGGTCACTGCGGCGGCGGGAAGCGGCAACCTGGCGACCACCGGCGCGGAGGGGGCGATCTGGGCTGGTGCGGCTCTCGCGGCCCTGCTCGCGATGGGTCTCGGTCTGGGCCTCTGGCTGCGGAGGCGCCGCCACAGCTGA